Proteins from a genomic interval of Spirochaetota bacterium:
- the mazG gene encoding nucleoside triphosphate pyrophosphohydrolase — translation MSLSPLYRLKEIASILRSEHGCAWDRAQTSDTLKPYLIEEAYEVYQAIENGNTENLKEELGDLLYQIYAHAQLASEQNIFDIDDVASGIIEKLIRRHPHVFGNETAKDKYEVINRWEKIKKKEKQDDQSMLDGVPVHLPALLKAYRVQQKVSRVGFDWEHIQDVVAKLHEEVNEFKEALQNNKDSHEALREEIGDILFTIVNIARHVEVNPEEALQHTVAKFITRFQHIEKRLHEMNKDITQTPLQELDRLWEESKGK, via the coding sequence ATGTCACTATCACCACTGTACAGGTTAAAGGAAATTGCCAGCATATTACGAAGTGAACATGGTTGCGCATGGGACAGAGCACAGACGTCAGATACACTTAAACCCTATCTTATAGAAGAAGCGTATGAAGTATACCAGGCCATAGAAAACGGAAACACCGAAAATCTGAAAGAAGAGTTAGGTGACCTTCTATACCAGATCTATGCTCATGCACAACTTGCAAGTGAACAGAATATATTTGATATCGATGATGTTGCCAGTGGTATCATTGAAAAATTAATCCGCCGTCATCCCCATGTATTTGGTAATGAAACAGCTAAAGATAAATATGAAGTAATTAACCGCTGGGAAAAGATAAAGAAGAAAGAAAAGCAAGATGACCAGTCTATGTTGGATGGGGTACCGGTACACCTGCCGGCACTTTTGAAAGCTTACCGTGTACAGCAAAAGGTATCACGGGTTGGTTTTGATTGGGAACATATTCAGGATGTAGTTGCCAAGTTACATGAAGAAGTAAATGAATTCAAAGAAGCATTGCAAAATAACAAAGACAGCCATGAAGCACTCAGAGAAGAAATTGGCGATATACTATTTACCATTGTTAACATTGCCCGCCATGTAGAAGTAAATCCCGAAGAAGCCCTGCAACATACCGTTGCAAAGTTTATTACGCGCTTTCAGCACATAGAAAAACGTCTGCATGAAATGAACAAAGATATCACACAAACACCATTGCAGGAACTGGACAGACTGTGGGAAGAATCAAAGGGTAAATAA